A genomic window from Heterodontus francisci isolate sHetFra1 unplaced genomic scaffold, sHetFra1.hap1 HAP1_SCAFFOLD_1177, whole genome shotgun sequence includes:
- the LOC137361879 gene encoding aspartate aminotransferase, cytoplasmic-like, with translation MAALSVFHEIPEIPTSESRLPVPTFRTVQKPDKLDLGIREYCADNGQPWTPPVVRKVQQQIMHDPTLNYDYLPVQGLPEFNRATTALILGKHSIAIVEKRADSIQVPGGNAALSIAAQFLKQWYTICHPKAAAVYVPLPSWEAPMFAFHSAGFQHLFKYRYWDSVNLCFATQQWLEDLENAPEYSIVVLHIAAHWPTAMDPTSAEWRQTAEVMKRKKHFPFFYMTAQGLASGHLGRDAWPVRHFVTERFELFCAQSFSKNFGLYNERVGSLTVVSRDNNTLVRIRSQMELIARCSWSNPPRFGARIVATILNNPAFFAEW, from the exons ATGGCCGCACTCTCCGTTTTCCATGAGATTCCCGAGATTCCCACCAGTGAATCCAGGCTCCCCGTTCCAACCTTCAGAACAGTTCAGAAGCCGGACAAACTGGACCTGGGGATCAGAG AGTACTGTGCAGACAATGGGCAACCCTGGACACCTCCAGTTGTAAGGAAGGTTCAACAGCAGATCATGCATGATCCAACACTGAACTATGACTATTTACCTGTGCAAGGACTCCCAGAATTCAACCGAGCAACAACTGCCTTAATATTAGGCAAACATAGCATCGCCATTGTGGAAAAGAGG GCTGACAGTATACAAGTACCTGGTGGTAATGCTGCTCTGTCCATAGCAGCCCAGTTTCTCAAACAGTGGTACACCATCTGTCACCCCAAGGCAGCTGCAGTCTACGTCCCTCTCCCTTCCTGGG AGGCTCCCATGTTTGCGTTTCACAGTGCTGGATTTCAACATCTTTTCAAGTATCGTTACTGGGACAGTGTTAACCTCTGCTTCGCCACTCAGCAGTGGCTCGAAGACCTGGAG AATGCACCGGAATATTCCATTGTGGTGTTGCATATTGCAGCCCATTGGCCGACTGCCATGGACCCAACCTCTGCAGAGTGGAGGCAGACTGCGGAGGTCATGAAG AGGAAGAAACATTTCCCCTTCTTTTATATGACAGCTCAGGGTCTGGCCTCTGGACACCTCGGTCGAGATGCATGGCCTGTGCGACATTTTGTCACGGAGCGCTTTGAACTTTTCTGTGCTCAGTCGTTTTCCAAGAACTTTGGCTTATACA ATGAAAGGGTCGGAAGTTTGACAGTAGTATCCAGGGATAATAACACCCTCGTCAGAATTCGATCTCAGATGGAGTTAATAGCACGATGCTCATGGTCAAATCCTCCACGTTTTGGTGCCCGTATTGTAGCAACGATACTTAATAACCCAGCCTTCTTCGCTGAGTGGTGA